From one Lycium ferocissimum isolate CSIRO_LF1 chromosome 7, AGI_CSIRO_Lferr_CH_V1, whole genome shotgun sequence genomic stretch:
- the LOC132062132 gene encoding glycine-rich protein 2-like: MPSEKGEVVEFEVESGGDVRTKAIDVTGRDGAAVSSGSCSGRGDAGYGGGRYGSGFDIGYDGGHGGGNCGGGGYGGGGNGGDGDGYNGGGGGSSGCIKCGERVEAEERGC; this comes from the coding sequence TGAAAAAGGTGAAGTTGTTGAGTTCGAAGTTGAATCTGGTGGTGACGTAAGAACCAAGGCTATTGACGTCACTGGCCGTGACGGTGCTGCTGTTTCCAGTGGGTCCTGTAGCGGCCGTGGTGATGCCGGTTATGGCGGCGGTAGATATGGTAGTGGATTTGACATTGGCTACGACGGTGGACACGGTGGTGGTAACTGTGGAGGCGGCGGTTATGGTGGCGGTGGCAATGGAGGAGATGGTGATGGATACAACGGTGGTGGTGGAGGAAGCAGTGGTTGTATTAAGTGTGGTGAGAGAGTTGAGGCAGAAGAGAGAGGGTGTTGA